Proteins encoded within one genomic window of Bradyrhizobium sp. CB1717:
- a CDS encoding DUF4286 family protein, with protein sequence MPLAGKGMLLTSMNIDASDEAEFNRWYDREHLEERVAIEGFLEARRYVAHAANPKYLCLYSTATLDVLDSPAYKARLANPTDWSRQTMARFKDMLRVVARITISNGTGRGTALGVVRLRPTPDNAAPWRDALQEKLALEKHAGIISMHLLESEPELSGVTAGMPAMRNEGARDWFVLIDGTHVGAVSAVIAERFTGPAASPFPLPVSVGTYCLMWDLAKSDIAHG encoded by the coding sequence ATGCCGCTCGCCGGGAAAGGCATGCTGCTGACGTCGATGAACATCGACGCTTCAGATGAGGCCGAGTTCAATCGCTGGTACGATCGCGAGCATCTGGAAGAGCGCGTCGCGATCGAGGGTTTCCTGGAAGCGCGGCGCTATGTCGCGCACGCCGCCAATCCAAAGTATCTCTGCCTCTATTCGACCGCGACGCTCGACGTGCTCGACAGCCCCGCCTACAAGGCGCGGCTCGCCAATCCGACCGACTGGTCACGGCAGACCATGGCGCGTTTCAAGGACATGCTGCGCGTGGTCGCGCGCATCACGATCAGCAATGGCACCGGGCGTGGGACGGCGCTCGGCGTGGTGCGGCTGCGGCCGACGCCCGACAATGCCGCACCGTGGCGTGATGCACTGCAAGAAAAGCTGGCACTGGAAAAGCACGCCGGCATCATCTCGATGCATCTGCTCGAGAGTGAGCCCGAATTGTCGGGCGTGACGGCGGGAATGCCGGCGATGCGCAACGAGGGCGCGCGCGACTGGTTCGTGCTGATCGACGGCACCCACGTCGGCGCAGTCTCGGCTGTCATCGCCGAGCGCTTTACCGGTCCCGCCGCATCTCCCTTCCCGCTTCCGGTCTCGGTCGGCACCTACTGCCTGATGTGGGACCTCGCGAAGAGCGATATCGCGCACGGCTGA